One Setaria viridis chromosome 5, Setaria_viridis_v4.0, whole genome shotgun sequence genomic region harbors:
- the LOC117857130 gene encoding peroxidase 72: protein MARRQWSNGGVAVAAAVLAVLSVLCSAHPVPGGHGGGGFPLQPHFYDHSCPQMQAIVGAIVAKAHAEDPRMAASLLRMHFHDCFVQGCDASVLLDADGSGRFVTEKRSNPNKDSLRGYEVIDEIKAAVEHACPHVVSCADIVAVAARDSVVLTGGPGWEVPLGRRDSLTASLSGSNNLIPAPNDSLPTIIGKFANQGLDVVDLVALSGGHTIGDSRCVSFRQRLYGQNNNGQVDRTLNPAYAAELRGRCPRSGGDQNLFALDPASQFRFDNQYYHNILAMNGLLSSDEILLTQGRETMELVHRFAANQGLFFEQFAKSMVKMGNISPLTGHAGEIRMNCRRVNH, encoded by the exons ATGGCGCGGCGTCAGTGGAGCAACGGTGGCGtcgcggtggcggcagcggtgctcgCCGTGCTGTCCGTGCTCTGCTCGGCTCACCCGGTGCcgggcggccacggcggcggcgggttcccGCTGCAGCCGCACTTCTACGACCACAGCTGCCCGCAGATGCAGGCGATCGTGGGCGCCATCGTGGCGAAGGCGCACGCGGAGGACCCGCGCATGGCGGCGTCCCTGCTGCGGATgcacttccacgactgcttcgtgcAGGGTTGCGACGCCTCCGTGCTGCTCGACGCCGACGGCAGCGGCCGGTTCGTCACCGAGAAGCGGTCCAACCCGAACAAGGACTCGCTCCGCGGGTACGAGGTCATCGACGAGATCAAGGCCGCCGTCGAGCACGCGTGCCCGCAcgtcgtctcctgcgccgacatcgtcgccgtcgccgccagggACTCCGTCGTCCTG ACGGGCGGACCCGGCTGGGAGGTGCCGCTGGGGAGGAGGGACTCGCTGACGGCGAGCCTGAGCGGCTCCAACAACCTCATCCCGGCTCCCAACGACTCGCTCCCGACCATCATCGGCAAGTTCGCCAACCAAGGCCTCGACGTCGTCGACCTCGTCGCCCTCTCCGGTGGCCACACCATCGGCGACTCCCGGTGCGTGAGCTTCCGGCAGCGGCTGTACGGACAGAACAACAACGGGCAGGTGGACCGGACGCTGAACCCAGCGTACGCGGCGGAGCTGAGGGGGCGGTGCCCGCGGTCAGGCGGCGACCAGAACCTGTTCGCTCTGGATCCCGCGAGCCAGTTTCGGTTCGACAACCAGTACTACCACAACATCCTCGCCATGAACGGGCTGCTCAGCTCCGACGAGATCCTGCTCACGCAGGGCCGCGAGACCATGGAGCTCGTCCACCGCTTCGCCGCTAACCAGGGGCTCTTCTTCGAGCAGTTCGCCAAGTCCATGGTCAAGATGGGCAACATCTCGCCGCTCACAGGTCACGCCGGCGAGATCAGAATGAACTGCAGGAGGGTCAACCACTAA
- the LOC117857129 gene encoding protein PHLOEM UNLOADING MODULATOR, which yields MAKARAARPKPPRASTRRLLGFGGLGIAAAAYVGVDYLRYLSPAWHDRLQPALWAALALAAAARAPFYRHWSAELRAALPFLGSIAFMLAAFLCEAISVRFVSAVMGLQWHRSAAPLPDTGQWLLLSLNEKLPQSIVNLLRAHVITLHHYLMLFIMLGFSVLFDCIKAPGLGIATRYMFTMAIGRLLRTITFIATILPSARPWCAAARYRIPQHPHPWTQKYYVPYASDSNAIRRVITHDMAYASVQAYPDEYRLDWGRMSFLVDILRPTPGEGPSWYHLLKKASGGCNDLMYSGHMLVAVLTAMAWTEAYGGWISVVIWLLVLHSAQREIRERHHYSVDCIVAIYVGVLLWRMTGFIWSVRDANRARQLAKLDEVQSRLVHAAKDSDIDKIRGLLKEVELAGQEKQGFSQRAILAFAAGTIIFTLSCVLIAFTMTSDG from the exons ATGGCGAAGGCGAGGGCAGCGAGGCCGAAGCCGCCGCGGGCGTCCACCCGGCGGCTCCTCGGCTTCGGTGGGCTGggcatcgcggcggcggcgtacgtgGGCGTGGACTACCTGCGCTACCTCTCGCCGGCGTGGCACGACCGGCTGCAGCCGGCGCTCtgggcggcgctggcgctcgcggcggccgcgcgcgccccgttCTACCGCCACTGGTCCGCCGAGCTGCGCGCCGCGCTGCCCTTCCTGGGATCTATCGCCTTCATGCTCGCCGCCTTCCTCTGCGAGGCCATCTCCGTCCGCTTCGTCTCCGCCGTCATGGGGCTCCAGTGGCACAG ATCGGCTGCACCGCTTCCTGACACGGGTCAATGGCTTCTTCTATCACTGAACGAGAAGCTCCCTCAAAGCATCGTCAATCTACTCAGAGCTCATGTGATCACTCTTCACCATTATTTGATGTTGTTTATCATGCTGGGGTTCTCAGTTCTGTTTGACTGCATCAAAGCTCCTGGTCTTGGTATAGCCACAAGATATATGTTCACTATGGCAATTGGTCGTTTGCTTCGGACAATAACATTCATTGCTACTATTCTTCCATCTGCAAGACCTTGGTGTGCTGCAGCTCGTTATCGAATACCTCAGCATCCTCATCCTTGGACACAGAAATATTACGTTCCATATGCTTCTGATTCAAATGCTATTCGTAGAGTCATAACACATGATATGGCCTATG CTTCTGTTCAAGCTTACCCAGATGAATATAGGCTTGACTGGGGACGTATGAGCTTCCTGGTAGACATTCTGAGGCCAACTCCTGGAGAAGGGCCTTCATGGTACCATCTGTTGAAGAAAGCTAGTGGTGGTTGCAATGACCTTATGTACAGTGGACACATGCTTGTTGCTGTTCTTACTGCAATGGCATGGACG GAAGCATATGGGGGCTGGATCTCCGTCGTGATATGGCTCCTCGTCCTTCATAGTGCGCAGAGGGAGATACGTGAGCGACACCACTACAGTGTGGACTGCATTGTGGCAATCTACGTAGGCGTCCTACTGTGGAGGATGACGGGCTTCATCTGGTCCGTCCGAGATGCCAACCGAGCCAGACAGCTGGCCAAGCTTGATGAGGTCCAGAGCAGGCTGGTCCATGCTGCCAAGGACTCGGACATCGACAAGATCAGGGGCCTGCTGAAAGAGGTCGAGCTGGCTGGCCAGGAAAAGCAGGGCTTCTCCCAGAGGGCTATCCTGGCCTTCGCTGCAGGGACGATCATCTTCACCTTGTCCTGCGTTCTCATTGCCTTCACAATGACCAGCGACGGTTGA